The following proteins are encoded in a genomic region of Macadamia integrifolia cultivar HAES 741 unplaced genomic scaffold, SCU_Mint_v3 scaffold275, whole genome shotgun sequence:
- the LOC122067166 gene encoding elongator complex protein 4 isoform X1, whose translation MAATKSKTSSFSRNLMGAQLAQTPGLKQGLNGATFISSGIPNLDKILGGGFPLGSLIMVMEDVEAPHHLLLLRNFMSQGLVHEQPLLYASPATDPRAFLGTLPCPILTKDDKVIDREPEQKGLRIAWQYKKYFGENQQSSEGHRGLGNHLRAFANLKRGRCIIDLFLDASLRSTQVLAKTRQEYCNDFDLRKPLERRLLSGGHIDCVSLKDYTNITAFQDRCSSFLAKFARNDAGPRCAGRIAIQSLCAPQCGYAEMEWDMISFIRCLKSMVRSSNAVALITFPPSLLSPSFAKRWQHMADTLLSVRAIPDEDKEMAKLLTGYQDMVGLLHVNKVAQINSQVPVILEASTFSMKLQKRRSLVLERLNQAPVDGSSGTSYGTSAGCSGSSKSASIDF comes from the exons ATGGCCGCCACGAAGAGTAAGACGAGCAGCTTCTCTCGCAACCTAATGGGTGCACAACTGGCGCAGACACCAGGTCTCAAGCAAGGGCTGAACGGTGCTACCTTCATCTCCTCTGGAATACCAAACCTTGACA AGATTTTAGGAGGTGGGTTCCCTCTTGGAAGCTTAATCATGGTAATGGAAGATGTAGAAGCACCTCACCATCTGCTACTGTTAAGGAATTTCATGTCTCAGGGACTAGTTCACGAGCAACCCCTTCTCTATGCGAGTCCGGCAACAGACCCAAGGGCTTTTCTGGGGACTTTGCCATGTCCTATTTTGACGAAGGACGACAAGGTTATTGATCGTGAGCCAGAACAG AAGGGGTTAAGGATTGCTTGGCAGTATAAGAAGTACTTTGGGGAGAATCAACAGAGTTCTGAGGGTCACAGAG GCTTAGGTAATCACTTAAGGGCTTTTGCAAACTTGAAGAGAGGAAGGTGCATTATTGACTTGTTTCTTGATGCATCCTTACGAAGCACTCAAGTCCTGGCAA AGACTAGGCAGGAGTACTGCAATGACTTTGATTTGCGGAAACCTCTGGAACGGCGATTACTCAGCGGAGGGCACATTGATTGTGTTAGCCTTAAAGACTATACAAATATCACTGCTTTTCAGGATCGTTGTTCTTCCTTTTTAGCTAAATTTGCCAG aaacgatGCAGGACCTAGATGTGCTGGTCGTATTGCCATACAATCTCTTTGTGCTCCACAATGTGGCTATGCTGAAATG GAATGGGATATGATTTCCTTTATTAGATGTCTTAAAAGCATGGTACGATCTTCAAATGCAGTTGCTTTGATTACATTTCCCCCTTCACTTCTTTCACCATCTTTTGCTAAGAGATGGCAGCATATGGCAGACACTTTGCTCTCAGTCAGAGCAATACCTG ATGAGGACAAGGAAATGGCAAAACTCCTTACAGGTTACCAGGACATGGTTGGGCTTCTCCATGTCAATAAAGTGGCTCAGATTAATTCACAG GTTCCTGTAATTCTAGAAGCAAGCACATTCTCAATGAAGCTACAAAAGCGGAGGTCTTTGGTCTTAGAACGTCTAAATCAAGCCCCTGTTGATGGTTCAAGTGGGACTTCATATGGCACATCCGCTGGTTGCTCTGGATCCTCCAAATCTGCATCCATTGATTTTTAG
- the LOC122067166 gene encoding elongator complex protein 4 isoform X2 — MAATKSKTSSFSRNLMGAQLAQTPGLKQGLNGATFISSGIPNLDRGGFPLGSLIMVMEDVEAPHHLLLLRNFMSQGLVHEQPLLYASPATDPRAFLGTLPCPILTKDDKVIDREPEQKGLRIAWQYKKYFGENQQSSEGHRGLGNHLRAFANLKRGRCIIDLFLDASLRSTQVLAKTRQEYCNDFDLRKPLERRLLSGGHIDCVSLKDYTNITAFQDRCSSFLAKFARNDAGPRCAGRIAIQSLCAPQCGYAEMEWDMISFIRCLKSMVRSSNAVALITFPPSLLSPSFAKRWQHMADTLLSVRAIPDEDKEMAKLLTGYQDMVGLLHVNKVAQINSQVPVILEASTFSMKLQKRRSLVLERLNQAPVDGSSGTSYGTSAGCSGSSKSASIDF, encoded by the exons ATGGCCGCCACGAAGAGTAAGACGAGCAGCTTCTCTCGCAACCTAATGGGTGCACAACTGGCGCAGACACCAGGTCTCAAGCAAGGGCTGAACGGTGCTACCTTCATCTCCTCTGGAATACCAAACCTTGACA GAGGTGGGTTCCCTCTTGGAAGCTTAATCATGGTAATGGAAGATGTAGAAGCACCTCACCATCTGCTACTGTTAAGGAATTTCATGTCTCAGGGACTAGTTCACGAGCAACCCCTTCTCTATGCGAGTCCGGCAACAGACCCAAGGGCTTTTCTGGGGACTTTGCCATGTCCTATTTTGACGAAGGACGACAAGGTTATTGATCGTGAGCCAGAACAG AAGGGGTTAAGGATTGCTTGGCAGTATAAGAAGTACTTTGGGGAGAATCAACAGAGTTCTGAGGGTCACAGAG GCTTAGGTAATCACTTAAGGGCTTTTGCAAACTTGAAGAGAGGAAGGTGCATTATTGACTTGTTTCTTGATGCATCCTTACGAAGCACTCAAGTCCTGGCAA AGACTAGGCAGGAGTACTGCAATGACTTTGATTTGCGGAAACCTCTGGAACGGCGATTACTCAGCGGAGGGCACATTGATTGTGTTAGCCTTAAAGACTATACAAATATCACTGCTTTTCAGGATCGTTGTTCTTCCTTTTTAGCTAAATTTGCCAG aaacgatGCAGGACCTAGATGTGCTGGTCGTATTGCCATACAATCTCTTTGTGCTCCACAATGTGGCTATGCTGAAATG GAATGGGATATGATTTCCTTTATTAGATGTCTTAAAAGCATGGTACGATCTTCAAATGCAGTTGCTTTGATTACATTTCCCCCTTCACTTCTTTCACCATCTTTTGCTAAGAGATGGCAGCATATGGCAGACACTTTGCTCTCAGTCAGAGCAATACCTG ATGAGGACAAGGAAATGGCAAAACTCCTTACAGGTTACCAGGACATGGTTGGGCTTCTCCATGTCAATAAAGTGGCTCAGATTAATTCACAG GTTCCTGTAATTCTAGAAGCAAGCACATTCTCAATGAAGCTACAAAAGCGGAGGTCTTTGGTCTTAGAACGTCTAAATCAAGCCCCTGTTGATGGTTCAAGTGGGACTTCATATGGCACATCCGCTGGTTGCTCTGGATCCTCCAAATCTGCATCCATTGATTTTTAG
- the LOC122067166 gene encoding elongator complex protein 4 isoform X3, giving the protein MAATKSKTSSFSRNLMGAQLAQTPGLKQGLNGATFISSGIPNLDKILGGGFPLGSLIMVMEDVEAPHHLLLLRNFMSQGLVHEQPLLYASPATDPRAFLGTLPCPILTKDDKVIDREPEQKGLRIAWQYKKYFGENQQSSEGHRETRQEYCNDFDLRKPLERRLLSGGHIDCVSLKDYTNITAFQDRCSSFLAKFARNDAGPRCAGRIAIQSLCAPQCGYAEMEWDMISFIRCLKSMVRSSNAVALITFPPSLLSPSFAKRWQHMADTLLSVRAIPDEDKEMAKLLTGYQDMVGLLHVNKVAQINSQVPVILEASTFSMKLQKRRSLVLERLNQAPVDGSSGTSYGTSAGCSGSSKSASIDF; this is encoded by the exons ATGGCCGCCACGAAGAGTAAGACGAGCAGCTTCTCTCGCAACCTAATGGGTGCACAACTGGCGCAGACACCAGGTCTCAAGCAAGGGCTGAACGGTGCTACCTTCATCTCCTCTGGAATACCAAACCTTGACA AGATTTTAGGAGGTGGGTTCCCTCTTGGAAGCTTAATCATGGTAATGGAAGATGTAGAAGCACCTCACCATCTGCTACTGTTAAGGAATTTCATGTCTCAGGGACTAGTTCACGAGCAACCCCTTCTCTATGCGAGTCCGGCAACAGACCCAAGGGCTTTTCTGGGGACTTTGCCATGTCCTATTTTGACGAAGGACGACAAGGTTATTGATCGTGAGCCAGAACAG AAGGGGTTAAGGATTGCTTGGCAGTATAAGAAGTACTTTGGGGAGAATCAACAGAGTTCTGAGGGTCACAGAG AGACTAGGCAGGAGTACTGCAATGACTTTGATTTGCGGAAACCTCTGGAACGGCGATTACTCAGCGGAGGGCACATTGATTGTGTTAGCCTTAAAGACTATACAAATATCACTGCTTTTCAGGATCGTTGTTCTTCCTTTTTAGCTAAATTTGCCAG aaacgatGCAGGACCTAGATGTGCTGGTCGTATTGCCATACAATCTCTTTGTGCTCCACAATGTGGCTATGCTGAAATG GAATGGGATATGATTTCCTTTATTAGATGTCTTAAAAGCATGGTACGATCTTCAAATGCAGTTGCTTTGATTACATTTCCCCCTTCACTTCTTTCACCATCTTTTGCTAAGAGATGGCAGCATATGGCAGACACTTTGCTCTCAGTCAGAGCAATACCTG ATGAGGACAAGGAAATGGCAAAACTCCTTACAGGTTACCAGGACATGGTTGGGCTTCTCCATGTCAATAAAGTGGCTCAGATTAATTCACAG GTTCCTGTAATTCTAGAAGCAAGCACATTCTCAATGAAGCTACAAAAGCGGAGGTCTTTGGTCTTAGAACGTCTAAATCAAGCCCCTGTTGATGGTTCAAGTGGGACTTCATATGGCACATCCGCTGGTTGCTCTGGATCCTCCAAATCTGCATCCATTGATTTTTAG